The following are encoded together in the Humulus lupulus chromosome 5, drHumLupu1.1, whole genome shotgun sequence genome:
- the LOC133780125 gene encoding uncharacterized protein LOC133780125 codes for MEDLKVQRIMDSLGFTRNQLPFKYLGIPICSKRISAKACEVLLEKMTQRIRSWSTRKLSYAAGKVNLVNLVLLSIHTYWAQIMVLPSKILQQINTICRNFLWKGMAESNSSGQVSWDVVCRPKAEGGLGFRRIKEWNEAAIGKYVWAVASKKDSLWVRWIHAVYIGDGDWCDYKALNGSSWYWKQIVKVKEKYKELNLTHLRPNGVYRIAEGYKALVLTHQKVSWHREVWNRTIIPKHRFILWLAVLDRLQLKDRLFRFNITTDYLCLLCGSNRETREHVFFYCHLSSSCLRQIKSWLGWKTAATTTHKLLRWIAKARLTQFRKQVFIVSLTALIYQVWWCRNEALWNQKVYPATILVQRTQFNVKHIIRSIMPNKIQLMDRYWFEKL; via the coding sequence ATGGAGGATTTGAAGGTGCAAAGAATAATGGACTCTTTAGGCTTTACAAGAAATCAACTACCATTTAAATATCTGGGGATTCCTATATGTTCTAAGAGGATTTCAGCAAAGGCATGTGAAGTTTTACTGGAGAAAATGACCCAACGGATACGAAGCTGGAGTACCAGGAAACTTTCCTATGCCGCCGGTAAAGTAAATTTGGTGAATTTAGTGTTGTTGTCTATTCATACTTATTGGGCTCAAATCATGGTCCTTCCATCAAAGATTTTGCAGCAAATTAATACAATTTGCAGGAATTTTTTATGGAAAGGAATGGCTGAGTCTAATAGTTCAGGGCAGGTCTCTTGGGATGTAGTATGTAGGCCTAAAGCTGAAGGAGGTCTAGGCTTTAGGAGGATTAAGGAATGGAATGAAGCAGCTATTGGTAAGTATGTATGGGCAGTGGCTTCGAAAAAAGACTCTTTATGGGTTCGATGGATACATGCTGTGTATATTGGTGATGGAGACTGGTGTGACTATAAAGCTCTGAATGGCAGTAGTTGGTATTGGAAGCAGATTGTTAAAGTtaaggagaagtacaaggaaCTTAACTTGACTCATCTCCGTCCTAACGGGGTTTATAGGATAGCTGAAGGTTACAAAGCTCTTGTTCTCACTCATCAAAAGGTCTCATGGCATAGGGAAGTTTGGAATAGAACCATCATACCAAAGCATAGATTTATCTTATGGCTTGCGGTTCTAGATAGGTTACAACTGAAAGATAGATTGTTTCGTTTCAACATAACAACTGATTACCTATGTCTTTTATGTGGTAGTAACAGGGAAACAAGAGAACATGTATTTTTTTACTGTCATTTGAGCTCTTCTTGCCTGAGGCAAATCAAGAGCTGGCTGGGATGGAAGACGGCAGCTACCACTACACATAAGTTGTTGCGGTGGATTGCTAAGGCCAGATTAACTCAGTTCAGGAAACAAGTCTTTATTGTGTCACTGACAGCTTTGATATACCAGGTTTGGTGGTGTAGAAATGAGGCACTGTGGAATCAAAAAGTCTATCCAGCAACTATACTTGTTCAAAGAACTCAATTtaatgtaaagcatataattaGAAGTATTATGCCTAACAAAATTCAGTTGATGgatagatattggtttgagaaaTTGTAA